From Ignavibacterium sp.:
ATCCTTAGGCTTTCAATTGTTGATCCAAAAATCTTTGCCCATAAAGCGTATATAATGTAAAAGAGTGGTGGAGTAACTTCGGGATAATCTTTTATTGTTTTAAACGATAAATCAGTTGTAAATAATTTGATAGTGTCGATTATATGTTTTTCATCGCCTCTTAAAGGACAATGAATTGCAATTATTCCAATTATTGATAATGATAATATAGAGAAGATAAACCAAAGCTGATTTGCGGAAAGTTTTTTCATCACAAGGTTGAATATTATGATTAACAAAAGATGGGACTGCCTCAAAAGTTATATTTGTCATCACGAATAAAACGAAGTGATCTATTTTTTGAACAAAACTACAAGATTGCTTCGTCTAAGTCTCCTCGCAATAACTATAAAAGAGACTTTTGAGACAGCTTCTCATCTGTTTTTTTAAGATCTGATTAACTCAAGTAACTCCTTTGTCTTCTCTTCCATCAGTTTATAGTTGCCTCTTGATTCAACATTTAACCGAATTATCGGTTCAGTGTTCGACATTCGCAAATTAAATCTCCAGTCAGGATATTCAACACTTAAGCCGTCTGTCTTATCAATCTTTCCATCAGAATAAATTTTTTCAATTTCTTCTAACTTTGCTTTCGGATTTTCAATTGTTGAATTTATTTCCCCGGAACAAGGATAAGCAGCAATCATCTCTTCAACGAGTTCACTCAGCTTTTTATTTTCTTCAGACATCAGTTGAAGGATGAGAAGGAACGGAATCATTCCACTATCGGAATAAGCATTATCGCGGAAGTAATGATGAGCAGACATTTCACCACCGTATATAGCATTTACTTCGCGCATCTTTTCTTTTATGAATGCGTGTCCACTTTTTGATTGAACAGCAACTCCGCCATATCTTTTCACAACATCCAAAGTATTCCACACCAATCTTGGGTCGTGAACAATCCTTTCGCCCGGATTTTTTAGAAGAATTGATTTTGCAAGTAAACCGACAATGTAATATCCTTCAATAAAATTACCTTTTTCATCAAAGAAAAAGCATCTGTCATAATCACCATCCCAGGCAACGCCGAGATCAGCTTTATTTTTAAGAACAGCATCAATAGTTGATTGACGATTTTCAGGTAAAAGTGGATTTGGAACTCCGTTAGGAAAATTTGAATCAGGTTCATTAAAAACTTTTATCAATTTTACCGGAAGTAAAGGTTCTATCGCATTAACTGCCAGTCCTGCACAACCATTTCCAGAGTTTGCTACAATTTTAAATGGCTTAATCTTAGCCGGATCATAAAACTTTCTGAGGTTGCTTATGAATTCTTTCATCACATCTATTTTTTTAAACGAACCTTTTTTTTCTGCCAAAGGATCAAAGGAGTTTGTCAGTATCATTTTTTCAACTTCATTCAAACCGGAACTATACCCAACAGGTACAGAATCGCGTTTTACGAATTTCATTCCATTGTATTCAGGAGGATTGTGACTGGCTGTAATCATTATTCCGCCGTCGGTATCAAGAAAAGGTGTTGCGAAATAAATCATTTCAGTACCGCAAAGACCAATATCAATTACATCAACTCCGCTGTCCATCAAACCATTTGCAAGAGCATCACTTAGTTCTTCCGAAGATTTTCTGACATCGTGACCGATTACAATTTTTTTAGCAGAAACAAGTTTGGCAAAAGCTCTCCCGATTTTGTAAGCAAGCTCTGAGTTTAGTTCTGAAGGAACTTTGCCTCTTATATCATAAGCTTTAAAACTTTCTAATCTTTCCATAAAAGTCTCCTGTATGAATATCAAAGAATTATTTTTCAGTGAATTATTTTTGGTTTTTTTGCTTCGTAAAAATAGTTTTACTTTCGCACGCAATTTAATGAAATATTTTTTGATAGAGACTGATTTTTACATGGACTTTTATCATGAAGGATATTAGTTTATCACCCGTAATAATTTCGGAGAGAGTTATCGCTACTACTGATACAGTCAAATGGCACTTCGCTAAATGCAATAATTCGAAATGTAACTCTATATTTCTCGTGCATCCTGACGAAGCACCGGGAGATTTAGGTTACCTTTGTCCAGATTGCAGCAGAAAGATAACAACATCTCACATAGTGCAATGTTCAAGCTGTAAAACAGTTTTGAACTTTATTCGTGTTGCACCTTATGAAGAGAAAGTTGTTTTTACGGTTCCCAAATGCTCTCATTGCATCGGAACAATTGAAGATGAATGGGAAGTTGAACCGTTATATCAACCAGATTCATATATCTGATTAGCAATCTGATAATTTAACTTATTATCATTCGCCCTGCGGAAGTGGATTATTCTATTCAATGAGTAAAGTCTATCCATTTATTCATTTATCAAAATATATAACCGCTCATCATCATTTCTTATCCGTAAGAAAAATTTTTTTCTTTATTTTTCCAATCGAATATTTATCAAATCATTAAAAACTAAAAGGAAAATCTATGTTGAAAAGATTATCTGATTCACTAAAACTTTTTTTGCTTGTTTCGATTACTTTGTTAGTAACAAGCTGTGCATCAGTAAGTACTGAGGCTCAAAGTAATTCAGGCACTACTATTCAGTCATCCGATTGGATGAATCTCGATACTGTGAAAGCCGGTCCTTTTGATACCGGTAAAATGTGGACATTTGAATTCCCGCCAATAGATTATTTTGAAAAGGAATATGGTTTCAGACCAACACAAGAGTGGTTTGATCATGTTCGAATGTCTGCATTAAGATTTGCAAATTACTGTTCAGCATCGTTTGTATCTGAGGATGGGTTGGTTATGACAAACCACCATTGTGCAAGACAAAGCGTAACTCAGGTTACACGAGAAGGTGAAGATTTGCACGCAAACGGATTTATTGCAGCAACACTTGAAGATGAAAGACCTGTTCCGGGATTGTATGTGGATCAGTTAGTTCTTATTAAAGATGTTACTGAGGAAGTAATGGAAGCTGTTGAAGTTGCAAAAACCGATGAAGAGAGAGTTCAGCTTGAAGATGATGTAATACAGAAAATTGAAGATCGTGAAGCCAAAGAAACCGGACTTGAAGTTGCTGTTACAAAACTTTTCAATGGTGGAAAATATTCTTTGTATGGTTACAAAAGATATAAAGATGTTCGATTGGTTTTTGCACCAGAAGATCAGCTCGGATTTTTTGGCGGTGATCCGGATAACTTTACATATCCAAGATACAATCTTGATTGTTCATTCTTCCGTGTTTATGATGAAAATGGTCAACCACTTAAAACTGAGCATTTCCTGAAATGGAGTAAAGATGGAGCTAAAGCCGGAGAAGCTGTTTTTGTAGTAGGTAATCCCGGTAACACTGATAGACTAAATACTGTTGCCCAGCTTGAGTTTATGAGAGACATTCAATATCCGAGAACACTTGAACTTCTGAACAGTCTTATTGATCTTTATAAAAATATGTTGAAAGAAAATCCTGAAAGGAAACTTCAATTACAGGATATGATTTTCAGTTTTGA
This genomic window contains:
- a CDS encoding phosphomannomutase, whose translation is MERLESFKAYDIRGKVPSELNSELAYKIGRAFAKLVSAKKIVIGHDVRKSSEELSDALANGLMDSGVDVIDIGLCGTEMIYFATPFLDTDGGIMITASHNPPEYNGMKFVKRDSVPVGYSSGLNEVEKMILTNSFDPLAEKKGSFKKIDVMKEFISNLRKFYDPAKIKPFKIVANSGNGCAGLAVNAIEPLLPVKLIKVFNEPDSNFPNGVPNPLLPENRQSTIDAVLKNKADLGVAWDGDYDRCFFFDEKGNFIEGYYIVGLLAKSILLKNPGERIVHDPRLVWNTLDVVKRYGGVAVQSKSGHAFIKEKMREVNAIYGGEMSAHHYFRDNAYSDSGMIPFLLILQLMSEENKKLSELVEEMIAAYPCSGEINSTIENPKAKLEEIEKIYSDGKIDKTDGLSVEYPDWRFNLRMSNTEPIIRLNVESRGNYKLMEEKTKELLELIRS